In a single window of the Micromonospora inositola genome:
- a CDS encoding glycoside hydrolase family 43 protein codes for MISGRTRRRGAAALVAALLVAGCGNTTTPSGTGDQTRMFTNPVVRTDAPDPQAIRVADTWYLFHTNSGGRNVPVLTSPDLVEWSDAGDALPELPGWADAGRTWAPEAIQLAPDRFLLYYTVADRSSGRQCVGRAVADRPLGPYRDDSTAALVCQAELGGSIDASPFRDADGGLWLLWKNDGNAIGVDTWLWSQRLSSDGLRLVGGPTKLLKQTEPWEGTLIEGPFFHRHDGKLYLFFAANAYDRADYAEGYAVCESPTGPCVKAPENPILKANQAASGPGHASMVEQDGRTWLLYHAWPPGQEGSTDPGRQVWLDELTWPNGKPVVQGPTGIPQPRP; via the coding sequence ATGATCTCCGGCAGGACCCGGCGGCGCGGCGCGGCGGCACTGGTCGCCGCGCTGCTCGTCGCCGGTTGCGGCAACACGACAACCCCTTCGGGTACGGGAGACCAGACGCGCATGTTCACCAACCCGGTCGTCCGGACCGACGCCCCCGATCCGCAGGCGATCCGGGTGGCCGACACCTGGTACCTGTTCCACACCAACAGCGGCGGCCGGAACGTCCCGGTGCTCACCTCCCCCGACCTGGTGGAGTGGAGCGACGCCGGGGACGCCCTGCCGGAGCTGCCGGGCTGGGCCGACGCCGGGAGGACGTGGGCGCCCGAGGCGATCCAGCTCGCCCCCGACCGGTTCCTGCTCTACTACACCGTCGCCGACCGGTCCTCGGGCCGGCAGTGCGTCGGCCGGGCGGTCGCGGACCGGCCGCTCGGGCCGTACCGGGACGACTCGACCGCCGCACTGGTCTGTCAGGCGGAGCTGGGCGGGTCGATCGACGCCAGCCCGTTCCGGGATGCCGACGGCGGCCTCTGGCTGCTCTGGAAGAACGACGGCAACGCGATCGGGGTGGACACCTGGCTCTGGTCGCAGCGCCTGAGCTCGGACGGGCTGCGCCTGGTCGGTGGGCCGACGAAGCTGCTCAAGCAGACCGAGCCGTGGGAGGGCACCCTGATCGAGGGGCCCTTCTTCCACCGGCACGACGGGAAGCTGTACCTCTTCTTCGCCGCCAACGCCTACGACCGCGCCGACTACGCCGAGGGCTACGCCGTCTGCGAGAGCCCGACCGGCCCCTGCGTGAAGGCCCCGGAGAACCCGATCCTGAAGGCCAACCAGGCCGCCTCCGGCCCGGGCCACGCCTCGATGGTGGAGCAGGACGGCCGCACCTGGCTGCTCTACCACGCCTGGCCGCCCGGCCAGGAGGGCAGCACCGACCCCGGCCGCCAGGTCTGGCTGGACGAGCTGACGTGGCCGAACGGCAAGCCGGTCGTCCAGGGCCCGACGGGCATCCCCCAGCCCCGGCCCTGA
- a CDS encoding carbohydrate ABC transporter permease translates to MTSLRRGVRYAVLLLITAVFVTPVVWMLLTSLKTYADAQQDPPSWLPDPLSTYGYDAIINNTANPVLRWFVNSMLAATLHTLLVLATASMAAYALARLRFHGRRLSFALIVGTLFLPPTSLIIPNFVIAERLGWIDTLTVVVVPGAASAFGVFFLRQFFLSIPRELEEAAVLDGANHWQVFTRVLLPLSKPALATLAVLSFLSNWNDFLWPVYVLFSPERLTLPAGLGLLQGAYVTDYPVIMAGAMLASVPVLILFVLAQRHVIQGVSRSGLKG, encoded by the coding sequence ATGACGAGTCTGCGTCGCGGCGTGCGCTACGCCGTGCTGCTGCTGATCACCGCGGTCTTCGTGACCCCGGTGGTGTGGATGCTGCTCACCTCGCTGAAGACGTACGCCGACGCGCAGCAGGACCCACCGAGCTGGCTGCCGGACCCGCTCTCCACGTACGGCTACGACGCGATCATCAACAACACGGCGAACCCGGTGCTGCGCTGGTTCGTCAACAGCATGCTGGCGGCCACCCTGCACACGCTGCTGGTGCTGGCCACCGCGTCGATGGCCGCGTACGCCCTGGCCCGGCTGCGGTTCCACGGCCGGCGGCTGAGCTTCGCGCTGATCGTGGGCACGCTGTTCCTGCCGCCCACCTCGCTGATCATCCCGAACTTCGTGATCGCCGAGCGGCTGGGCTGGATCGACACGCTGACCGTGGTGGTGGTGCCGGGGGCGGCGAGCGCGTTCGGGGTGTTCTTCCTGCGGCAGTTCTTCCTCTCCATCCCCCGGGAGCTGGAGGAGGCCGCGGTGCTGGACGGCGCGAACCACTGGCAGGTCTTCACCCGGGTGCTGCTGCCGCTGTCGAAGCCGGCGCTGGCCACCCTGGCGGTGCTGTCGTTCCTGAGCAACTGGAACGACTTCCTCTGGCCGGTGTACGTGCTGTTCAGCCCGGAGCGGCTCACCCTGCCGGCGGGCCTGGGCCTGCTCCAGGGCGCCTACGTGACCGACTATCCGGTGATCATGGCCGGGGCGATGCTGGCCAGCGTGCCGGTGCTGATCCTCTTCGTGCTGGCGCAGCGCCACGTCATCCAGGGCGTGTCGCGCAGCGGCCTGAAGGGATGA
- a CDS encoding carbohydrate ABC transporter permease codes for MADVIEVGAARGDAPPPAGRFRRRGVTERGHRATPYLFLAPYLVLFGVFGLAPILFGVWISLHQWDLQLPNRPFIGLDNYQDLFSSDSAIYGDWWSSVRATAIFTLLSVPLLVVVPLGLALLLNRSFPGRTFFRAAFFAPYVLGVAVIGLLWRFLLDANLGLVNRLLGAVGLPSDTPWVTDVPWAWVSLVGVTVWWTCGFNAVIYLAGLQDIPAELYEAARVDGANGWDRFRYVTLPGLRPVLLFVLTTTILASANVFGQSFLITQGAPGEQTRTVVWRIVDEGLRDYDAGRAAAMSVLFALMLAVVSIVNFRLFRYRED; via the coding sequence GTGGCGGACGTGATCGAGGTCGGGGCGGCGCGCGGTGACGCGCCGCCCCCGGCGGGGCGGTTCCGCCGTCGGGGTGTCACCGAGCGGGGGCACCGGGCCACCCCGTACCTCTTCCTCGCGCCGTACCTCGTCCTGTTCGGAGTCTTCGGGCTGGCGCCGATCCTCTTCGGAGTCTGGATCAGCCTCCACCAGTGGGACCTCCAGCTGCCGAACCGGCCGTTCATCGGGCTGGACAACTACCAGGACCTCTTCTCCAGCGACTCGGCGATCTACGGTGACTGGTGGTCCAGCGTCCGGGCCACCGCGATCTTCACCCTCCTGTCGGTGCCGCTGCTGGTGGTCGTACCGCTGGGGTTGGCGCTGCTGCTGAACCGGTCCTTCCCCGGACGGACGTTCTTCCGGGCGGCGTTCTTCGCCCCGTACGTCCTGGGCGTCGCGGTGATCGGCCTGCTCTGGCGCTTCCTGCTCGACGCGAACCTGGGCCTGGTCAACCGGCTGCTCGGAGCGGTCGGCCTGCCCTCGGACACCCCGTGGGTGACCGATGTGCCGTGGGCCTGGGTGTCGCTGGTCGGGGTGACCGTCTGGTGGACCTGCGGCTTCAACGCGGTGATCTACCTGGCCGGCCTGCAGGACATCCCGGCCGAGCTGTACGAGGCGGCCCGGGTCGACGGCGCGAACGGCTGGGACCGGTTCCGGTACGTCACGCTCCCCGGCCTGCGCCCGGTGCTGCTCTTCGTGCTGACCACCACCATCCTCGCCTCGGCGAACGTCTTCGGGCAGTCGTTCCTGATCACCCAGGGCGCACCGGGCGAGCAGACCCGGACGGTGGTCTGGCGGATCGTCGACGAGGGGCTGCGCGACTACGACGCGGGCCGGGCGGCCGCGATGAGCGTGCTCTTCGCGCTGATGCTGGCGGTGGTCAGCATCGTCAACTTCCGGCTGTTCCGGTACCGGGAAGACTGA
- a CDS encoding ABC transporter substrate-binding protein, giving the protein MIQNEMSRRRLLGLGVGLGAAATLTLAGCGGGSSTGGSTAAGNGGKDYTGPKVDLKLWNGFTGGDGDIFKKLVEQFNSEHQNIAVGVVTYEWQDYYSKLPGAVSSGNGPDIAVMHMDQLATFAARGVIMELDDVAKTLELSEGDFAPTVWKGGLYHDKRYGIPLDMHPLGLYYNKAVMEKAGLDPNKPPATKDEYTAALAELKKSGVQGFWVSPFQFTGGMTFYSLLHQWGGTLFDGEVAKATFNSDPAVEACTWLVDMIKQGYSPANVGQDADYLALKSGKNAFNWNGIWQINDLKKSPAVQWGVAPLPQIGSQQAAWANSHNFTIVKQRGGDNNKVSGAKVFINWLSQHSLDWAKGGQVPARKAVRESADFKALTEVNALAPELEYAAFPPAAPGLGEVMTTFYNSFNEAALGKKSPKQALDDGVAKANKQLEDNRKKYGN; this is encoded by the coding sequence ATGATCCAGAACGAGATGAGCCGGCGTCGCCTGCTCGGGCTCGGCGTCGGGCTCGGCGCCGCGGCCACGCTGACCCTGGCCGGCTGCGGCGGCGGCAGCAGCACCGGCGGTTCCACCGCCGCCGGGAACGGCGGCAAGGACTACACCGGCCCGAAGGTCGACCTGAAGCTGTGGAACGGGTTCACCGGCGGCGACGGCGACATCTTCAAGAAGCTGGTCGAGCAGTTCAACAGCGAGCACCAGAACATCGCCGTGGGCGTGGTCACCTACGAGTGGCAGGACTACTACAGCAAGCTTCCCGGGGCGGTCTCCAGCGGCAACGGCCCGGACATCGCGGTCATGCACATGGACCAGCTCGCTACCTTCGCCGCCCGTGGCGTGATCATGGAGCTGGACGACGTGGCGAAGACGTTGGAGCTGAGCGAGGGCGACTTCGCCCCGACCGTCTGGAAGGGCGGGCTCTACCACGACAAGCGGTACGGCATCCCGCTGGACATGCACCCGCTCGGCCTGTACTACAACAAGGCGGTCATGGAGAAGGCCGGCCTCGACCCGAACAAGCCGCCGGCGACGAAGGACGAGTACACCGCCGCGCTGGCCGAGCTGAAGAAGTCCGGCGTGCAGGGCTTCTGGGTGAGCCCGTTCCAGTTCACCGGCGGGATGACCTTCTACTCGCTGCTGCACCAGTGGGGCGGCACGCTCTTCGACGGCGAGGTCGCGAAGGCGACCTTCAACTCCGACCCGGCGGTCGAGGCGTGCACCTGGCTGGTCGACATGATCAAGCAGGGGTACTCCCCGGCCAACGTCGGCCAGGACGCCGACTACCTGGCGCTCAAGAGTGGCAAGAACGCGTTCAACTGGAACGGCATCTGGCAGATCAACGACCTGAAGAAGAGCCCCGCCGTGCAGTGGGGCGTCGCGCCGCTGCCGCAGATCGGCAGCCAGCAGGCCGCCTGGGCCAACTCGCACAACTTCACCATCGTCAAGCAGCGCGGCGGCGACAACAACAAGGTCTCCGGGGCGAAGGTCTTCATCAACTGGCTCAGCCAGCACTCGCTGGACTGGGCCAAGGGCGGTCAGGTGCCGGCCCGCAAGGCGGTCCGGGAGAGCGCCGACTTCAAGGCCCTGACCGAGGTCAACGCGCTCGCCCCCGAGCTGGAGTACGCGGCCTTCCCGCCGGCCGCTCCCGGCCTCGGCGAGGTGATGACCACCTTCTACAACTCCTTCAACGAGGCGGCGTTGGGCAAGAAGTCGCCGAAGCAGGCGCTGGACGACGGCGTGGCGAAGGCCAACAAGCAGCTCGAGGACAACCGCAAGAAGTACGGGAACTGA
- the arfA gene encoding arabinosylfuranosidase ArfA, giving the protein MRSAQLTIDPAFAIGPADRRLFGSFVEHMGRCVYGGIYEPGHPTADGRGLRGDVLDLTRELGVSVVRYPGGNFVSGYRWEDGVGPVGDRPRRLDLAWKTIETNTFGLDEFMTWAAGAGVEPMMAVNLGTRGVQEACDLLEYTNHPGGTQLSDLRRKHGAEEPYGVRLWCLGNELDGPWQVGHKTADEYGRLAAETARAMKLIDPSISLIACGSSNRRMPTFAAWEATVLEHTYEHVDYISAHTYYDPSDGDRASILASAVDMDNFITDVVATADHVAAKQRHKRKLKISFDEWNVWYESRLKADLDRRGWVEAPALIEDDFTAVDAVVVGDLLITLLRHADRVGVACQAQLANVIAPIRTRTGGPAWRQSIFHPFALTARYARGTVLRTEPVSPSYETKKYGDVPVLDTVAVHDEETGTLAVFAVNRGDADLPLDLDLRGLPGLRPEQHLTLAAGSEPAATNTEAEPERVTPRELTSPTWNGGRGTVRLPACSWNLLRFAPQP; this is encoded by the coding sequence TTGCGGAGCGCACAGCTGACGATCGACCCGGCGTTCGCGATCGGACCGGCCGACCGCCGGCTCTTCGGTTCCTTCGTCGAGCACATGGGGCGCTGCGTCTACGGCGGGATCTACGAGCCGGGACATCCCACCGCCGACGGCCGCGGCCTCCGCGGCGACGTGCTCGACCTGACCCGCGAGCTGGGCGTCTCGGTCGTCCGCTACCCCGGCGGCAACTTCGTCTCCGGCTACCGGTGGGAGGACGGCGTCGGCCCGGTCGGCGACCGGCCCCGCCGGCTCGACCTGGCCTGGAAGACGATCGAGACCAACACGTTCGGGCTCGACGAGTTCATGACCTGGGCGGCCGGGGCCGGCGTGGAGCCGATGATGGCGGTCAACCTCGGCACCCGGGGCGTGCAGGAGGCCTGCGACCTGCTGGAGTACACCAACCACCCGGGCGGTACCCAGCTGTCGGACCTGCGCCGCAAGCACGGCGCCGAGGAGCCGTACGGGGTGCGGCTCTGGTGCCTCGGCAACGAGCTGGACGGCCCGTGGCAGGTCGGTCACAAGACCGCCGACGAGTACGGCCGGCTCGCCGCCGAGACGGCCCGGGCGATGAAGCTGATCGACCCGTCGATCAGCTTGATCGCCTGCGGCAGCTCGAACCGGCGGATGCCCACCTTCGCCGCGTGGGAGGCCACCGTCCTGGAGCACACCTACGAGCACGTCGACTACATCTCCGCCCACACCTACTACGACCCGTCCGACGGCGACCGGGCCAGCATCCTGGCCTCCGCGGTCGACATGGACAACTTCATCACGGACGTCGTCGCCACCGCCGACCACGTGGCCGCCAAGCAGCGGCACAAGCGCAAGCTGAAGATCTCCTTCGACGAGTGGAACGTCTGGTACGAGTCCCGCCTCAAGGCCGACCTGGACCGGCGCGGCTGGGTGGAGGCGCCGGCGCTGATCGAGGACGACTTCACCGCGGTCGACGCGGTGGTGGTCGGCGACCTGCTGATCACCCTGCTCCGGCACGCCGACCGGGTCGGCGTCGCCTGCCAGGCGCAGCTCGCCAACGTGATCGCCCCGATCCGCACCCGCACCGGCGGGCCGGCCTGGCGGCAGAGCATCTTCCACCCGTTCGCCCTCACCGCCCGGTACGCGCGGGGCACCGTGCTGCGCACCGAGCCGGTCTCCCCGAGCTACGAGACGAAGAAGTACGGCGACGTGCCGGTGCTGGACACCGTCGCGGTGCACGACGAGGAGACGGGAACCCTGGCCGTCTTCGCGGTCAACCGGGGCGACGCGGACCTCCCGCTCGACCTCGACCTGCGCGGCCTGCCCGGGCTGCGCCCCGAGCAGCACCTCACTCTCGCTGCCGGGTCCGAGCCGGCGGCCACGAACACCGAGGCCGAGCCCGAGCGGGTGACGCCACGGGAGCTCACCAGCCCCACCTGGAACGGCGGCCGGGGCACCGTCCGGCTGCCCGCCTGCTCCTGGAACCTGCTGCGCTTCGCGCCTCAGCCCTGA